One segment of Plasmodium vivax chromosome 14, whole genome shotgun sequence DNA contains the following:
- a CDS encoding hypothetical protein, conserved (encoded by transcript PVX_123810A), producing the protein MEEGPLEGNLTSPPFDTEHYGNLIKRERSNSPSGSCHQANEASGSDGALKRHTPKGGENKWTKNEKNKCIIFSTLLRYKKYLTKKGNTYFDFNQTNLELNEKELLLQSSNYFHLFDLSSLFYPHVYVNVNSHMSVNISNYLNYVKGGSQERDHPVKGSQEKDPSVDLPTDASPIMQYATRQEFILEAIQKVEHIEVFKKVQLVKKLLLTVNREVAQKVQPYVDNIPEVNPNDYICVQTNRQNDLLFGYVKSSKFNLIFEVFNFKKFFKKCHEDNIGVTLHEVKDRGSDGQSFVERLDREEGIYLKEQPIHVKRELYQNVKFCSAHYCDYYFFKNAPVECLFGGGEKGEKKIFTFSLCLKYVKNHLFVLLLFSCSPPHRAANHITNAEGAVPNLDEMDMHNKHFNLNESDKNVFKRNTFFVHNLYDQLRCKILGLISFASFPPNDYIVGIHLTKLKRCSCSSSPGGYSFNVYCLSNGGVIYIFLCTLMRRENLCEDSFQMHVCKYYHFELRRKGTYHSVKVVECSSAFLHTLLGGGLQRRTGKKANQKRSNPRGEQLTQSNRGVAHILEEETAAPLHSDNRREAQGDITSSRKNPDGKKPTRGGTQMEKYKLLFFIITSKCDLFVVTFRRRKKGGELELLNYSCTNCGNPNHIIRGVLVNKHHFGKADEGEKGPKGNTTMGYPNGRTHQHHRAKQPNRSCSIFELLCYLQNGGVKKYSLVCTAKEQHLEFFLTKNEMPRGELLCKKQFFIPILFPFNEEVLKRKKKKNDNSVTLYNTQASYFKSIFFIYHQEKQYENVSLCVNDQCLLITYVKSICKLLRQIRALMGRAKITQGERHTGGDVTFHDQVGTLEMGGKGNSRSGDADLSPNERTNCLLGEDPLNGNLFTHREHKTHFWEYRYILFGFYDLFLINQNNSSVGNASGGNASGGSGNPGASEKGKTSHTVNTIHTANPANSVNAYDAHSHFNFLNIVKDCLPFDDLARGGPNAPCRESKRKVKMNFYLFLQTLIQFQANYISEGNSFFHLIFEELCQENGHPGGANHTPTVGRKSSSPPFNPIVDIRTHFCVLFAFLIHMYNFCLKKNGIISSDSFSSHITYFLISKKTRRNRKRFRYVYGPGAGEVAHSGSGNGHAGGNASGNENGHHGDHAGDTAEERANLLPVRKCLYYISKVRKYLHYIFSGAAESENADWMGSPPHVHLHVYPLLYLCQVLYIMLNTLRINNTNLFINLSYDLRKNNLDYFYLLLLLNFYGLHDSLISPGGVEDPLSGGEGGEEDLHQFFGQIFQKKKIPNGDKTNDEEMEGIEIDEDTFERHQVMIHNFIKRITSGLKEDHYVVERIYFKINCVLCGKACVSNLYNNYYICEERHIFNKCMVTLCCISKSSLVIPSVYLSRDLSKPVFEEPIGTLQFNLRVKLDCPYFCSFCHLFMTTQNGFFAKHFLFKQCPFCNHHLVAV; encoded by the exons ATGGAAGAAGGCCCACTCGAGGGTAACCTGACGAGCCCCCCCTTTGACACTGAGCACTATGGAAATTTAATCAAACGGGAAAGAAGCAACAGCCCCAGTGGGAGTTGCCACCAAGCGAACGAAGCAAGTGGTAGTGATGGCGCATTGAAGAGACATACCCCCAAGGGAGGAGAAAACAAATGgacgaaaaatgaaaaaaataaatgcatcattttttctactctcctaagatataaaaaatatttaacgaaaaaaggaaacaccTATTTTGACTTCAACCAGACAAACTTAGAGTTAAACGAGAAGGAGCTTCTACTCCAGAGCAGCAACTactttcacctttttgacCTGAGCTCTCTCTTCTACCCCCATGTGTATGTTAATGTAAATTCGCACATGAGTGTGAACATTTCgaattatttgaattatgTGAAGGGGGGGTCTCAAGAGAGGGACCACCCAGTGAAGGGGTCTCAAGAGAAGGACCCCTCAGTGGACCTCCCAACTGACGCAAGCCCCATTATGCAGTACGCCACCCGGCAGGAGTTCATCTTGGAGGCCATCCAAAAAGTGGAGCACATAGAAGT cttCAAAAAGGTGCAGCTCGTGAAAAAGCTCCTCCTAACGGTGAACAGGGAGGTCGCCCAGAAGGTCCAACCCTACGTAGACAACATCCCGGAGGTGAACCCAAACGACTACATCTGCGTGCAGACCAACCGGCAGAATGACCTCCTCTTTGGCTACGTCAAAAGTAGCAAGTTCAATTTAATTTTcgaagtttttaattttaaaaagttttttaaaaagtgccaCGAGGATAATATAGGGGTGACTCTACACGAGGTGAAGGACAGAGGATCGGATGGTCAAAGTTTTGTCGAGCGGTTAGACAGAGAAGAAGGCATATACCTAAAGGAGCAACCCATTCATGTGAAGAGGGAGTTATACCAGAATGTGAAGTTCTGTTCAGCCCACTACTGCGATTACTACTTCTTTAAAAACGCCCCTGTGGAGTGCctcttcggggggggagaaaagggagagaaaaaaatcttcaCATTTAGTCTCTGCCTCAAGTACGTGAAGAACCACCTGTTCGTGCTGCTCCTATTCAGTTGCAGCCCCCCCCATAGAGCTGCAAATCACATTACCAACGCGGAAGGAGCCGTCCCCAACTTGGACGAAATGGACATGCACAACAAACACTTTAACCTGAACGAGTCAGACAAAAATGTCTTCAAAAGGaacactttttttgttcataatttgtATGACCAGTTAAGGTGTAAAATTTTGGGCCTTATCAGCTTTGCGagtttccccccaaatgattACATTGTGGGTATCCATTTGACCAAGCTGAAGAGGTGCAGCTGTTCCTCCTCCCCAGGAGGTTACTCCTTCAACGTGTATTGCTTATCCAATGGGGGagtcatttatatttttctttgcacCCTTATGAGGAGAGAAAACCTTTGTGAGGATTCTTTCCAGATGCACGTTTGCAAGTATTACCATTTTGAGTTAAGGAGGAAGGGCACCTACCACAGCGTTAAAGTTGTCGAGTGCAGCTCGGCGTTCCTGCATACTCTCCTCGGGGGGGGACTCCAAAGGCGCACGGGGAAGAAGGCCAACCAGAAGAGGAGCAACCCAAGAGGGGAGCAACTGACGCAGAGCAACAGAGGAGTAGCCCATATTTTAGAGGAAGAAACGGCTGCACCGCTCCACAGTGACAACCGTAGAGAAGCTCAAGGGGATATAACCTCCTCGAGGAAGAACCCAGATGGGAAGAAACCCACCCGTGGAGGaacccaaatggaaaagtaCAAACTGCtgtttttcataataacGAGCAAGTGCGACCTGTTCGTGGTCACCttcaggaggaggaaaaaaggaggggaactTGAATTGCTGAATTACTCCTGCACAAATTGTGGCAACCCTAATCATATCATCCGGGGGGTGCTCGTCAATAAGCACCATTTTGGGAAGGCCgacgagggggagaagggacCAAAAGGGAACACTACAATGGGGTACCCCAACGGAAGGACGCATCAACACCATCGTGCGAAACAGCCAAACAGGAGCTGCTCAATATTCGAGCTGCTGTGCTATCTGCAAAACGGGGGAGTAAAGAAATACAGCCTTGTCTGCACTGCGAAAGAACAACACCTGGAGTTTTTCCTCaccaaaaatgaaatgcccAGGGGGGAACTCCTCTGCAAGAAGCAATTCTTCATTCCGatcctcttcccctttaaTGAGGAAGTGctcaaaaggaagaaaaaaaaaaacgacaacAGTGTAACGCTGTACAACACACAAGCTAGCTATTTTAAAAgcatcttttttatttaccacCAGGAGAAGCAATATGAAAATGTGAGCCTCTGCGTAAATGACCAGTGCCTGCTTATCACGTATGTGAAGTCCATCTGTAAGTTACTGCGGCAGATACGCGCACTGATGGGGCGGGCGAAGATCACccagggggagcggcacacCGGGGGGGACGTAACCTTCCACGACCAAGTAGGTACCCTTgaaatggggggaaagggCAACTCCAGAAGCGGTGATGCGGACCTGTCACCTAACGAGCGAACCAACTGCCTATTGGGGGAGGACCCCCTAAACGGGAACTTGTTCACACACAGGGAGCACAAGACGCACTTCTGGGAGTACAGGTACATCCTCTTCGGCTTCTACGACTTGTTCTTAATCAACCAGAATAATAGCAGCGTTGGCAATGCGAGCGGTGGAAATGCtagcggtggaagcggcaacCCGGGTGcgagcgaaaaggggaaaacgagTCACACCGTAAATACCATACacaccgctaaccccgcgAACAGCGTGAACGCGTACGACGCGCACAGCCACTTCAATTTCCTAAACATAGTGAAGGACTGCCTACCCTTTGACGATCTTGCCCGGGGGGGCCCGAACGCCCCATGcagggaaagcaaaaggaaggtgaaaatgaatttttaccTCTTCCTCCAGACGTTAATCCAGTTTCAAGCGAACTACATCAGCGAGGGCAACTCCTTTTTTCACTTAATATTTGAAGAGCTCTGCCAGGAAAATGGTCACCCAGGTGGTGCCAATCACACCCCTACTGTGGGGAGGAAGTCCTCATCACCTCCATTCAACCCCATCGTAGACATAAGGACCCACTTCTGCGTGCTGTTTGCCTTCCTCATTCACATGTACAATTTTTGCTTGAAGAAAAACGGCATCATTAGTAGCGACTCCTTCAGCTCGCACATCACCTATTTTCTCATTAGCAAGAAGACGCGCAGGAATAGGAAGCGCTTCCGGTACGTTTACGGGCCGGGGGCCGGCGAGGTTGCGCATTCCGGTAGTGGAAATGGGCATGCGGGTGGTAATGCTAGTGGTAATGAGAATGGTCATCATGGTGACCATGCGGGCGACACTGCAGAGGAGCGGGCGAACCTGCTCCCCGTGCGCAAGTGCCTGTACTACATAAGCAAGGTGAGAAAGTACCTGCATTACATATTTAGCGGCGCGGCGGAGAGTGAAAACGCAGATTGGATGGGCTCCCCTCCACACGTGCACCTACATGTGTACCCGCTTCTATACCTGTGCCAAGTCCTCTACATCATGCTGAACACGCTGCGAATTAATAATACAAATCTGTTTATAAATCTCAGCTACGACTTGAGGAAGAATAATTTGGACTACTTTtacctcctcctgctgctcaATTTCTATGGCCTCCACGACAGTTTGATTTCTCCTGGGGGGGTGGAGGACCCCCTCAGTGGAggagaggggggagaagaagacctGCACCAATTCTTCGgtcaaatttttcaaaaaaaaaaaatccccaatGGAGACAAAACAAACGATGAAGAAATGGAAGGCATCGAAATTGACGAAGATACATTTGAAAGACACCAAGTGATgatacataattttataaaaaggataacaaGTGGGTTAAAGGAGGACCATTATGTGGTTGAgcgaatttattttaaaatcaaCTGCGTCCTTTGTGGAAAGGCATGTGTTTcaaatttgtataataattattacatcTGCGAGGAGaggcacatttttaacaagtGCATGGTCACTCTGTGCTGTATAAGCAAGAGTAGCCTGGTCATCCCGAGCGTTTACCTTTCCCGCGATTTAAGTAAACCCGTTTTTGAGGAGCCCATCGGTACTTTACAGTTCAATCTGCGGGTGAAATTGGACTGCCCATActtttgctccttttgccATTTGTTTATGACCACTCAGAACGGCTTCTTCGCGAAGCACTTCCTGTTTAAGCAGTGCCCCTTTTGCAACCACCACTTGGTCGCCGTGTGA